ACAGAGGGTTATTGGAAGAAGCAGAAACAAATTACAAATAACAAACATGTCAATACATTGAAACGACCCGGTTATTGCTACATGTAATTCCAACCCAACTGGTTCCACAAGGATCAGCGCCTTCCCAGCTACTAGGAGGCTTGGTCCATTCAGCCTTCAGGGCTTGTAAAGCAGGACCTGCACCAAAATTTCAAACTAGTTCAGAATTGAAATTTTTGTATCTAGAAACAGTGATCAGCGTCTATTTGATTATACTTACCGTCAAAACCATTTGTGAGAGCAGAGACGGACAAAATttggaagaaaagaaagatcagGAGCATAAAGGCTCCAATTCTTGAACTCATCTTCAATCCGTCAGTGTAACTCTTTTCTGTTCCTACTTTTTCTAATCCGTCAACGTAACACAACTTATGAAAGACTGTAATGTTTACAAAAGGAGGACTTCGaacaatttaattaaaaatatatatgaaataaggTGTGGACCATAAAAACCTTAGTCAACTTGAAATAGCCGATAATGGGATTTTAGAAGGTTTCAATTCAGTAGGGTTATGGGTAGGAACAAATCATGAACAATACATTAAAGAAAACATATGAGTTGTCGTGATGCGAACCTTTTGTGGGACCTCTTTACATCTACTATACTTAATACACTCAATTattgatttcaaaattaaatatctcCAAACGTATTACTAcctccgttcccgaaagtaagatgttttagatttttttcttgttccacaaagatagattttctatattgttaaggtacttttttatacttttgaggaacattaattgagaatatttgaattgattaaattttattggtggaaagttattgaaaagtgtataaaaaagtaaaaaataaattaaattataaacatttattaaattcttaataagcgtgcatactctagaaaatcttactttcaggaacagagggagtatttgtTAGCCCAAAACATTTTAGTATCTTCATTCCTCCTCTAGACTGCAAgaaatcattttaatattttatagtatgtaagaagctttatttggatacgtGAAAAATCACCggaaagttaaataaatctaataggagctAGGATGAAAAAGCTATCCCACTATAAATACCGAATAGAGGAGAAAGGAGAAAGGAGAACCAGAAACACACAGAATTTTACGTTTTAGACTTGCAAGAGGAATCCAAATTAGTGTATACAAAGCCCCAAAACAACAAAGGTAAGTTGATTAAGGTTGAAGGCCAACTTTGGTTCCTTCAGATTTTTTCAGCTAGCGTGAATATTATTGGCAGGTGATCCACTTTGGTATTTCCATTTAGTACACGCTACAATCAATAATTTCAAAGAATGGTACTAGAGAATGGTTAAAAAGTaagtaaaattgaaaaagttcattatcctccatcttgactcaataaaacatataaaactaaagctcaaaacaaaacacaatatcATATCAGTAGAACCTCCTCCAGACTTAAATAACATTGTCCCCACTGTTATACAATATAAGATTGGTgggaaaataaatcataaagaCACAATTTAACAAGGAAAACAGTATACATGCTCGCTGATGGTGAGCGTCGATCGGCACAGTTAAGTGGCAATCGATCGATACTCGTGATGCTTTGTCGATCGATAATGGCCAGTTGTCGTCAATCGTTGCTGGTATATCAACTCCTCTTCCTTGGATCTTTTTATGAACAGTGACACTGCtatagtgtcgatcgacgactCTGCTATAGTGTCGTTCGACATTgttcatcttattttttttacttaccTATCAGTGGGTTGCCTCTTACTCAGCGCTTATTTTCAGCCACTAGCTTAACTTCTGGAGATCTGATTCAGACCGGATGAGAACTTGCTCCAACAAAAGTCTCAATGTCTACTCTTTGAagctttatcattttttttgtgaaagccTCCACagactcttctcctttgtctatcatctcagcaataagGAGTGCTTGAAGCTTTGCGAATGGCTGTGAGAAGTGAGGAATCAATGATAACTGAGGACCGCCCTAggtccttttcctcttcttccagttcttcctcttctttccccCCAGACTTGTCTGGTCGTGTGGTGGTGCCTCTATCAAAAAGATTTCGACACACTTCAAACTCCTTCTGATCTGATACACGTccaatgtcgatcgacgatgaagtggtagtgtcgatcgatgttgtttCTGTTGGGGCTGTGTCGACGTCACTTATATGTCTCAACCCTCTCTCAAAAACTAGTGCATACATATGATCATCAAATTTCCCAATGTAAGAACCTAGATGCACGCTTCTATTTGTTGGAATAGGAGATTCAACTTCAAATACAATGCATGGGACCACAAACTTCACATGGTCATGTATCCTCTTGACTCTTTTGTGAAACCCAGCAGCTTCTTCTGTGCATATAGGTGGTCTCGGATGTTCGGGGACAGCAAGGTGTGAGGTCGTAGACGTGTGCATTCTCTCCTCAACTACTTTCAGCCCAACTGTGACCTTGGCAGGTCGTCCAAcgatgggtgtcgatcgatatcattagGTGGATGTCGATCGGTATCAGGTGGGCggggtcgatcgatgttgggttggcggtgtcgatcgatgctggccTTTGGAGAAGTTTCCAGATCTCTTCTTGTAGTGTGATGATCGTCATAAAGCTTTATCTTCGAGTCATGGCCCAAATCTCAAGGTTGTGCTTTATCCTCTAACTTCAAGAAATCCTATGGCTCTAAGAAATCTTCCATAGTGATCTATTTATCAATATCCCAATCTTCAAGATTTTCTCCCTCCTCTAGATCCAAAAATTCTTCTAGCTCCAAGAAATCTTCCATAGTGATCTCTCTGTTTACATCTAAGGAAAGATAGCTGCTTGGTATATCGATGCTCTCTGGTGTCGAGTCTGTAATGTCCTGAGGAAACCTCGAACCTTCAGGGATTTCAAGTGGTGTCTATCAAGAATAAGAgattgtgtcgatcgacacgatcgatgttgaggtggtattgtcgatcgatgttaagGTGATGATGGTGTTGATTGATGCTGAAGCCGTAGCATCATCTGCTTGTTGAACCTGAATGTCTGGTTTCTTGATGTGAGTGCTCATGGTTTCAAATTCTCCTTTCTGCTAATTGTAGACAACACCCAACATCTGACTGAAACTAGACATCAATTCCCTCTCCTGATCATCAATCATCTTGTCCAACATATAATCAAGCTTTCTATGTCGAGTTGCTGCAGCTTCTCTGAATAATTTGATGAGGAAGGCATTTTTAATGTCCTCCCAACAGGTTAGAGATCCTTGCTGCAGTTGACTGAACAAGCTAAATGCACCCCCTAAGAGAAAGTGAGGGAAAATCTTGCAGAGAATGTGTGTGGTCTACATATACATCATTGCTCGCTCTCTGAGGCTAACTTCTCAAGCTCCTTGATGTGGTTTCTAGGATCTTCATGAGGAAGACCATGTAAGGGGTCTTGACCTACCCAATCATACCATTCGCGGCTCAGATCAAAGTCATTCATCTCTGCAGCAACAATCACATAAGGGATTACAGCATCATGTGCATTAATCAGTTGTCATGCGCTGTTGCGAATGCGGCCTTCTTCGTCTCGTAAGAACCCATTTTCATCAAAACTCAGTATGAGTACTTCGATATTCTCTGTCTCCATCCCATTCGGCGCCGGATGAATAGTACCAGGATGAACAGTGTTGGAGTAAACATTGTTGGATAAATAGTATCGTTCGGCATGGGATGAACAGTGTAGTAAGGTGCTTGGTTAAAGTTGTCGATCGCTGCTGCTCCTAGACTTACGGATCGTGCGTGAATTAGCATGCTCCTTCTTTGAAGAACCCAAATATCCTCTCATCATAGTTTTTCATGGTACTAATATGTATGTACCTGAACAGAagaatttattttatgttaataaaCTAATATAGAAAAACCTAGATTAAATCAAACCAACTGAGTCTAATGGCGATCCAatgctccccggcaacggcgccaaatttgatgtcactcaaattaccctaaggagtgactttactctctcaaataagaggttcagtggTAGTAATTggggatcaaattcacagggagcaTGAACACACAATAAACTCAATACAGTAGGCAAACaattatgaaaacaataaataaagtaaacatggtgaacaaggtagttgttcagttgattgatgagttgtttgatggaaggaggGTTGCCagacttagggtttcaatcAGGTTATCATGACTTTATCAATAAATGCTAAGGGTTGATCCTAGAACTCGAATTCATATAAGTAAGTAAACCAGCTCTCGCATGCGCTTACTAACAGATGCCTGGAACCATGTGATTCCAGTTGTTGCATGCGAACTTATGAACGAGCGCCGATCGATACTATAGAGTGAGTGTCGATCAACACTCGTTCCAGAAAAGCGTTAAGAGCCAATTCGATTTGTTCACTAAGTTATCTAAATCAGCTTTCGCATGCACTTAGCAACCTAGCTCAACAAGACTCAAGTCAAGTAGTAGACCAGCTGTCGCGTGCGCCTAACTATCCTATGATCATGTttctagttaattactctagaaacaagcagtaagaacaatcctaTTAAATAATCTATTAAAGCACCCTAGCATATCTATATTTCAGAAGAAcatcaaaaccctagaaaaccTAGATCTAGCAGGTGAATCTATTCACACCTGATAGTTGTCACagaaaatcatagatgaatatatataaaatagaaagaaatatgaaaaacaaaagagttccaagaggactctAAAGGAGTTACTCTCTTCTTTCCTAAcataaactaagaaaaaaatatgtaaagaaagcgtagccgtcaactATGGcttaaaaacacataaatagggttcTGAGTCGTTTATCGGCATTCTGGTAAGTTGTTGTGACTTCTGGGCATAAGTCGGTCTTCAAATATACTTGTCCAGTATTTTTGGATCTCCGTCGATTGACAGCAAAGCtgtgtcatcgatcgacattccttCATATcttcgacagcttcctcttgcgAGGCAGACgtaccactcttcagtaaaacgggcataacttctgctacagaatgcggattgacctcaaaccggtggcattgaaaagataaatcaaatatatatcttgtatcaaAAACATCAGCTTAATCTCACCGTGGTAAAGTATCTATCCATAGATAAACATCTGATGCATCTGTGCAGTTCTACACctcaaaggctccaaaatcaccaaagttttcTAGAACGTACCTAAACCTGAAAATACTCTAAAACGGACTCCAAAAACATATACTAGACTCTAAAACAACTATATATCATGGTCTAAAAGTGGTATAATGTATGgtatatcaaaactcaaaagagaAGAAGCTGAAAGTTGcagatttttatttgctttccTTCCTAAACGATGTTGTTTTCTTACTGTTTTTTATGCCTGATAAAATGAATAATTACCACATAATATTCACTTAATACCACGTACTACACTATAAAACACGTAAGCAACATATAACGGACATCCAATTTTCTATAACGTTTTACCAACAAAAATCGGATCAATGTATGCAAAAGCCATTATTAATAAGTTTGTGTATCgaatttgaatgtttttgttgTTGACGTATGAATTGCCCAACCATAGAGTTCGTATACTGATCGGGACCGTTCGATCTTGTTGACGTATGAACATGTTGATTTGCCGTTATAAATAGCAtggttgtactagttatactagttctACTGAATCTgtttttataacatattattacTAGTTGAACTAGTTTCAGTCTTTTAAATGCACTAGATGATACACTACATATATAATTTCTACTTATTTTTTAGTTCAACCCTGTCATAATAATTTCCAAAACAATTTTCAATTGACTTGTTTACCGATCTTTGCGCGTCATTGTCAATAGCAGCCTCGGGTGTGCGTGAATATCTGTTGTTATATCCATTCTCCTCATCATTGTCTTCTACACGATGTGAATGACTCTTTATGGAAGAGTTTGAAACTGAAAGTGAGGTTACTGGAGGTTACCTGGATTCCCCACCTCAGTAGGTGCTTGACTAGGTGATTTTTGGGGCTGACTCCAAAGCGTTGGGCTTGCCGTAGCCTCATTATCGGGCTGCGAAGACAATTTCGTTGATGGTGCCAGGGAATGACAGCCTTGACGGTCCGGTGGAGATGCTGCCGCTTCTCTCACGCGGTTCCAAACCCACTTGGTTGGATTCGAGGGGGACCCACCGTTGACACCACTTTCttgctttctcttcttttctgcGGCCTCACTCTTCTTCTCCGCCAGTTCACTATTCTTCTTCGCTgcgtctctctctttcttcacgGCGTCTCCTCTTTTCCGCtgccacttctcttctctttACGGTGGCGTTGTTCTTCTTATTTTCCGCCGCACCTGTGTTTTTCCTCGCCGGTGAGTCGCTCTTCTTCTCTGGCGctccttccttcttcttctttccggTGAGTCGAGTTTTTGGCGACATTGCTGGATGTCTCACACAAAATTGGAGATGGAGATGagatttaatatgattgatgCTTGAATCTGAGTTTAATTACTGATTAGAGGAATTTGAGAGGAAAGATAGAGGGATGAGATCGTGGTTGGTTATGGGAGTTTCGAAATCGAAACTGAGAGATTTGGAATTTAGGGTTAGAAAGTGGGGTTGGGTTGGTTGGTTTGGATGATTGAGTTTGTAAATAAGTTAAAGTTCTTAGGTTTTATGGTCCTTTCTTcctatttgtatttttttactcattttttaaatagtaaaacaagaggttcatattagatttttttttttatacctTGTGGTCTATTCCAGCAATTTTCTAGGtgggaaacaaaaacaaaacatgcaAATTCAGACATTTGAAGTATTACGTCagttacaaaatatttgaaaataacacaACCGATCATTGGGGTTCGAGCTTTGAAGCTGGGAAATTCCCACTGTACTCAAACGAGTCCTTTCCATAAGGATCACCGGATCCTTTGATAGCTTCCTCGTACGTTCTCGAAGAAGATGCTGAATCAACGTTCGGGTTTAAACCCGCAAGCTGCATTATGTTCTCAATCTCTTTGACAACCTCACCCATGGATGGTCTATTCACTCCTTCCTCCTCCACGCATCTCAGAGCCAAATCTACATACTTCTCAAACCCTTTAAGGTTGCTGCTGCTTGCGATGATTGTAGTGTCCATCAGTTCTTGGAGGTCATACAAACTTCTGGTCTTGTTCATCTTCGTCTTCACCTCTCTCACCACGTATTTACCTCTCTCTATTGGACTTTTACCGGTTAACAGCTCAAGCATCACCACACCAAACCCATACACGTCACTCTTCTCAGTCAACTGATTTGTCATGTAATACTCAGGATCCAAGTATCCCTAATTACAGAGAGtacttttatattaaaaatatatgagaaAGATATTGAAATATTATGATTGATTCGCTACTCACCATAGTTCCTTTCACCTGTGTTGTCACATGTGTTTTCTCAGGGTCTCCCACAATTTTGGAGAGGCCGAAATCAGCAACCTTAGCAGTAAGATTTTCATCAAGTAATATATTGTTTGATTTGATGTCTCTGTGTATAATTGGAGGATCAGCAAGCTCATGAAGATAAGCTAGACCCTTCCCTGAACCAAGTGCTATTTTAAGCCTTCTTGTCCAATCAAGTCTAATCCCACTCTTACCTGCATTATTACAAAATTCAGCACCCAAAACTGGCAGAAATTCCGCAAAGACAgaggtttggtatataacctgATAGACTGTCTCTAAGAGATCCATTTGGAATGTACTCGTACACCAGCATTTGTTCCCTTCTATCGAAACAGAAGCCCAAAAGTCTGACAACATTCTTATGATGGACTCTAGAAAGAAGTTCAATCTCAGTTTTGAACTCCAAGCCTCCTTGCAAAGATCCTTGTTGAGCCCTTTTGATGGCTATGAGTTGTCCAGAGGGAAGAATCCCTCTGTAAACCTGTTTCACCATCAGAATTTCAACGAAGGCCATGTATGTATCATTTGAATTGATTCCATTGCAAAGACACAAACCTTGCCATAACCTCCACCCCCAACATCATTTGCCTCTGAAAAGTTTTCTGTACATTTCTTCAACTCTTCAAAAGTAAAAGATTTTGCTCCCATTAGCTGCGGAGCATCAATACTGCTCTTGCTCGTACTCCACTTGGCTGAAACATACAAAATGAAGATGTAAGCATTTTAAGTCTTAAGGGACAAATCTTTTGTAGTAAACTTACCAAAAGGATTGTTTTGATCAGTTGCTTTGTCTGCTCTCTTCCTTTGCCTGAGAGCGTAAACCCCAGCTAAAGTTAACAACAACAGAAGAACCACAGCGCCAACTGCTGCTCCGATTATAATGCCCATGTTTGATGAGCTGGGACCTCCTCTATCTGTGGCAAAAAAATAACTGAGCCATATTGATCAATACAGATTCTGTTTGACTGCGTGTGTTGATCATACCAGAGAATTGGTTGTAAGGATTGGCTCTGAATATGTAAGGGCCAAATCTAGGAGGAGGTTTGTAAGTCTGATTGCTAAAGGCAAAATTAACAAGTGACATTCCACTCTCATTAAAACTCTCTCTGCCCAATGGAAAGACTAAGAGATCTATTAGAAGCTGATGATCGGTAGCGTTCTCTCTTATGTTTCTGATGGCTACAGAGTCCACAGGATAACTCAATTTCTTAAAGAAATCTGCTATAGCCTTCTGGAGAATTTCGAAGTTGGTGGAGTTGAACAACCCTGAGAAGGAAGGAGAACCAAAGTAGAGTGTTCCTATGATTGGATGCGCGCAGCGGCACGAGGGACTTGCTTCCCTGCCCTGATCACACGGAAGGCATGCAGGTGGGATTGTAGAATATGAGGTATTTGGTTGGATTGCTGAGCAGTAACTTGGCCTGTTACCCAACTCCTGGCACACTGGATTATCTGCCAACCTGTAGATATATAAACAGACATAAGCaaacaattgataaaaaaaaaacattttgatttCTGATCAGGATACATACATTACTTGGATGCGTGTGTTAGAAGATGGTTGTTTATAAACATCTATGTTGTTGTATTGTAAATTAACAAACTCCAACTGGTTGCTGAAGCTGGCACCAAAGTCTAACGTTGAAtctatttgatttttctttaggATACTGCAAGTCAAAAAGCACAAGAAGTACATATCTCATCTCACACCATGAGTTGATTTTCTGTTTCATATATTGTTTGACTTACACGGTCTGTAACTGAGGAGGGCTGAAAAATGAATTTGATATCGAACCATTAAGTTTGATCCCTTCCATCCTTCTGAAAAGGAGAAGGCCATTTGTTCTTAGAGAATATACACTTggagatcaagaagaagaagagagatatAAGGGAAATTCTCATACAATGTTGCCAGGGAGCGTAATGAAGAGATCCATGATGGTATAGGTGATGATTCTAAAGTATTATTGCTCACATCTctgttatataaaaaaaaatcacatcatGGCATTAGATTGATTGATTATGAAGGCTCgataagggcatctccaaccctactccTTTTTTTCCTCCGTAATGGAGTAAAAATGGagtatagagtaaaaaatggtACAACCCAACTTCATATCTCATTTTGTAATGTAGTTTACGTCATAAATGGAgtaacttattttttgtttgttcattattctattatgaaatgaaaaatagagTTGGGTTAGAgcatttttactctatattctcttttattctattttggaaaaaaaatagagttttacatTGAAAAATGGCGTAGAGTTTGAGttgaattaattatatattctaaaaaaCTTACAATGTGTAAGccttttattcaaaaaaaaaaacttacaatgtGTAGAGACTGGTCAAACTAGTTAGACTTGGAAGAGTACCAGTAAATTCGTTGTTGGCCAAGTACCTGAAATTAATTCAACTCAAACTCTACCATTTTCTATTTATATCTACAAACACAGAACACAACTTTAGTTGTTCACTTACAGTTCTTGAAGACTTGTGAGATTATTAAGACTTGTAGGAATATTGCCAGTTAGTTTATTCCTATCAAGGCGTCTGTAATGGAGAGTGAAGCATAGTATGAGAATAAACAATGTGGCCATgtgagataaataaaaaatttgaacaaaGCTTTACTACTTACAACACTGTCAACGTCTTAACGAGGCTGAGTGTGTCCGGGATTTTTCCCGTGAATTGGTTCCCATCGAATAGCCTATggatcaaacaaaacaaaaaaatgtagtCATTTTTTTAGTTACAAGTCTCAGATTGTGCAAACTCTCATCTTTCATAAGTAACATGAAGCTTACACATGTATCAAAGTCATTTTGGAACTGAAAAGGTTTTCTGGGATATGGCCCGAAAGCTTGTTTTTTCCAAAATGGCTGATGGAGAAAGTGAAGGACAGTCAGACTAAATAGTATATACTAAAACGAGTGATTACACACCTAAGAAGTTAAAGATCGAAAGATTTGagattatatatacaaatgctTAGTTTCAAGAAGCATATCAAGTCCAGGTAAAGAAGTCCCATTAGAAACTGGAAGCGTTCCCTCAATCTGATTGTCAGCTATATCAAACCAATATAGTTTCGATAACCGTCCAATGGAAACCGGAATTGTTCCACTGAATTGATTTAAATTTAGGGATCTGTATCGAGGAAACACACAAATTAATACTGATGGCTTTAGAGAGGTTTGAGAGTGAAAattggattaaaaaaaacaaaaaaagagacaaACCAAATCTTACAGATATATAAGTTGTTCTAATTTTCCAATGGACTCAGGGATTTGACCAGTGAAACTACATCCTACAAGGATCCTGGAGAGTAAAACAGAGTTAGCTAAAATAGGAAATAAGACAAGGAGAAATATACACTaacaaaaactctataaattaatagtaCTGAATcataacattttattaatttatagttatcaatttacaaaaaaaattgtttttaaattttttattttagagtgTTTTTACTTCtaaactaagaaaataattaagtttATGTTATATTCATTTACATGTTCGTTTTTGTATGCAGACAGTGCATTTAGATGACAATATTCAAATGTTGTTTGTTTGAATACTATTTATCAACATTTAGATATTGCATATGGATGCTACATTTGTATCTCAAAATTAAAAAGACTTAAACACCCTtcaatacaattataaaaattaattatattaatcatgatgattattatataatattttcaattacaaaatcaagtttttcagGAAAACTAAAAATCAGGTTTTTTCACAGAAactgaaaaatcaaaattttcggccaaaaccagaaaatcgagttttctgtCAAAACTACATTTTCTGCCAAACggcaaaatctagttttttccaccaaaacaaaaaaaaaattgaattttcctACCAATACAGGAAAGTCGAGCTTTTCATTTGGAATCGGTAAATCGAGTTTTCACATCGAAACCGAAAATTGATCTTTCTGCCAAAACTAGAAAATCACATTTTCCACTAGAACAAAAAATTGACTTTTCCCACCAAAATCagaaattatgttttcttgtcaAAAGTGTAAAATCAGGTTTTCTTGCCAAAACATCAAAACTAGTCTTTCCTCCTAAAATCGCAAAATCACGTTTTTGTGCGGAAACCAGAAGATCAAGTTTTTTCACCGAAACcgataaatcaaaattttccgccaaaactagAAATAGAGTTTTCCACCAAACCGTGAAATTAGGTTTTTCCGTTCAAACCTTAAAATCACAATTTTCACCGAAATTACAAATTGTGTTTTTCAGTCAAAACTGCAAAAGTAAATTTCTtgcaaaaattacaaaatttattttaaatatatttattgaaatattattattaattcattattaacatttttatgaACCGTCCACAAATTTGTCAAAACTAGTTAGGGCAAACTTTGTCATAAAGACCTCACAATTGTTTTGTTGGCTATTTCCGCCACACTAATGTGACAAACTGTGACAAAATTTGGTTACAACTTAGAATGTCACCATTTTTTGATGAAAGAATTACTAAAtggtgatagaccatggatttgactcacttttacccatggtttataagtgttttaactactaattattatattgtagagtctatttaatatatttataggatcagaagtgatttggaggaaagtgatgattttggagcattttggagatatttggagtaagcacccgagatgaccatcgagcacgaccatcggtcgacactgaggaagaataatcgattgATGTTCACAttttgacatcgatcgacagcgaagcgcgcagaaagctcgtttggtcacagccggcTTAGAGCCTAAGTCTTTAcctatttacaagattacccctgacgagttttaacctaattatataagctttgccaacatgttagatgCAAAGTGTGCtttgttgttttattattttcacagcaaagattttctaggatttttagtagattggagagaagatccaaagagatttgtgattggaactccattaatatctatctatttatctaatACAGTTTTCATACcttattgttgttatgaattgtttagccatgtctgagtagttctcttgttagatttagggtttaaataggttataagggattagccccaactatagattgctaagttgtgatattcatctttaggattgtcattaatgcttgtttctagattagctacctagaatttgccctaggagttgtagacataagcgatagcttgcatctcaccctgaattcatcctaactgagctaagattgGTAGAGTATGtgagagctgatctaggaaacttagtgagcatattcaatccgcgcattaacgcttgaccaagaGCGTCGATCAATATTCCAACGAATAATTGGTCGacgtttcaacaagtgtatcgatcgatattcctatagaatactcgatcgacactggtcaatag
The window above is part of the Brassica napus cultivar Da-Ae chromosome C3, Da-Ae, whole genome shotgun sequence genome. Proteins encoded here:
- the LOC106388504 gene encoding leucine-rich repeat receptor protein kinase HPCA1 isoform X1 produces the protein MSSRIGAVMLLIFLFFKFFSVSALTNGFDGAALQALKAEWTKPPSSWEGDDPCGTSWVGITCISDRVVSIVFACCRSLGNLNVEGKLSGDIAALSELQILDLSYNTGLTGPLPPNIGEAKKLKNLILVGCSFTGQIPESIGKLEQLIYLSLNLNQFSGTIPVSIGRLSKLYWFDIADNQIEGTLPVSNGTSLPGLDMLLETKHFHFGKNKLSGHIPENLFSSKMTLIHVLFDGNQFTGKIPDTLSLVKTLTVLRLDRNKLTGNIPTSLNNLTSLQELYLANNEFTGTLPSLTSLTSLYTLDVSNNTLESSPIPSWISSLRSLATLRMEGIKLNGSISNSFFSPPQLQTVILKKNQIDSTLDFGASFSNQLEFVNLQYNNIDVYKQPSSNTRIQVMLADNPVCQELGNRPSYCSAIQPNTSYSTIPPACLPCDQGREASPSCRCAHPIIGTLYFGSPSFSGLFNSTNFEILQKAIADFFKKLSYPVDSVAIRNIRENATDHQLLIDLLVFPLGRESFNESGMSLVNFAFSNQTYKPPPRFGPYIFRANPYNQFSDRGGPSSSNMGIIIGAAVGAVVLLLLLTLAGVYALRQRKRADKATDQNNPFAKWSTSKSSIDAPQLMGAKSFTFEELKKCTENFSEANDVGGGGYGKVYRGILPSGQLIAIKRAQQGSLQGGLEFKTEIELLSRVHHKNVVRLLGFCFDRREQMLVYEYIPNGSLRDSLSGKSGIRLDWTRRLKIALGSGKGLAYLHELADPPIIHRDIKSNNILLDENLTAKVADFGLSKIVGDPEKTHVTTQVKGTMGYLDPEYYMTNQLTEKSDVYGFGVVMLELLTGKSPIERGKYVVREVKTKMNKTRSLYDLQELMDTTIIASSSNLKGFEKYVDLALRCVEEEGVNRPSMGEVVKEIENIMQLAGLNPNVDSASSSRTYEEAIKGSGDPYGKDSFEYSGNFPASKLEPQ
- the LOC106388504 gene encoding leucine-rich repeat receptor protein kinase HPCA1 isoform X2, yielding MSSRIGAVMLLIFLFFKFFSVSALTNGFDGAALQALKAEWTKPPSSWEGDDPCGTSWVGITCISDRVVSMSRLVLSLGNLNVEGKLSGDIAALSELQILDLSYNTGLTGPLPPNIGEAKKLKNLILVGCSFTGQIPESIGKLEQLIYLSLNLNQFSGTIPVSIGRLSKLYWFDIADNQIEGTLPVSNGTSLPGLDMLLETKHFHFGKNKLSGHIPENLFSSKMTLIHVLFDGNQFTGKIPDTLSLVKTLTVLRLDRNKLTGNIPTSLNNLTSLQELYLANNEFTGTLPSLTSLTSLYTLDVSNNTLESSPIPSWISSLRSLATLRMEGIKLNGSISNSFFSPPQLQTVILKKNQIDSTLDFGASFSNQLEFVNLQYNNIDVYKQPSSNTRIQVMLADNPVCQELGNRPSYCSAIQPNTSYSTIPPACLPCDQGREASPSCRCAHPIIGTLYFGSPSFSGLFNSTNFEILQKAIADFFKKLSYPVDSVAIRNIRENATDHQLLIDLLVFPLGRESFNESGMSLVNFAFSNQTYKPPPRFGPYIFRANPYNQFSDRGGPSSSNMGIIIGAAVGAVVLLLLLTLAGVYALRQRKRADKATDQNNPFAKWSTSKSSIDAPQLMGAKSFTFEELKKCTENFSEANDVGGGGYGKVYRGILPSGQLIAIKRAQQGSLQGGLEFKTEIELLSRVHHKNVVRLLGFCFDRREQMLVYEYIPNGSLRDSLSGKSGIRLDWTRRLKIALGSGKGLAYLHELADPPIIHRDIKSNNILLDENLTAKVADFGLSKIVGDPEKTHVTTQVKGTMGYLDPEYYMTNQLTEKSDVYGFGVVMLELLTGKSPIERGKYVVREVKTKMNKTRSLYDLQELMDTTIIASSSNLKGFEKYVDLALRCVEEEGVNRPSMGEVVKEIENIMQLAGLNPNVDSASSSRTYEEAIKGSGDPYGKDSFEYSGNFPASKLEPQ